One Onychostoma macrolepis isolate SWU-2019 chromosome 15, ASM1243209v1, whole genome shotgun sequence DNA segment encodes these proteins:
- the LOC131520581 gene encoding bridge-like lipid transfer protein family member 2 isoform X3: protein MSALLITISVFLILAVVFILIFRWFACSLAVRFFHDVLNAELKIRSVGLFSVRGISVQFQPQHTLEIDRIWISCKIVNPDLPRFLALCVGEARVRFDLQEPFRPRALKRNEENSKTPPPSPSTLHLLSQLLSFHIDSINVMVLNLALPESLWHMTSSAITLLLDHQSKRLAWDFSVGQLSSKVLKSSRLQDTCLAEVSLSLALNGDVSLPGLRPGRLGLCVRTLLAELHEGLFLSQFPKPPGAAPAVCTAHTADDKEDSYVQTEAIERLHNLIPQKVNVDFENTNITLSMHSQKRHLNWTLKSLKLGYDRDDEQLPLKSFSPELSFPQSRLELLLEDGLLLSQSRQRIICLNTLRTILQVTSVDISSTVTINTCIIHYRHQEFSHWLDMLSWDQLSHKKTTRKKRRFPQLDAPVMISSSVSNVNVSVQLGDTPPFALGFISANTELQHLLGSEEDDVKSLSVTEKASLSLDHFWWRVGQGSHIQQAPHPAGKHVWGEALILDSLTLQSSYSKSRTVNSSPSGSACMESSLKGLQLEVSETCTLCLSRLFSVLKLDKAENVSLHSTPEKPPTRLPPLFKFKLNLEDVNTFTLSNVAGAVAVRVDTVLAEGSGENLNVSVQGVSLAVVKALTESLEPCRPAAQTPNPILTLTGFTVSYHISGRSLEVQSENALTVQWTPSDHMFLYQHVTESQSYWKALSESLRLRQKDGTESAASSSGMLVCVELASIRLTAHVAETNFITFCAEALLLSKRPGAVLMKAPHLVFNFDGNDIFSFSEAEVQMLDELEVMQQHRSQFPFLQTSRNRTWLFTAPNLAIEFPYQYDFSDTFDKAISVQKWLKTLHSSAAPSTEPCRLPPDLLVRINQFSFVFLDDVFEIKLRDNYELMKDECKESTKRLQLLDKKVADLRKQHGELLPARKIEELYTSLERKHIEIYIQRSKRLYANTPMRKSLLTWTVSELELVALADQSLHGPERIREQLRDIDGISPFPRDGLQLVIQWCRAFKFKLNAFLVRIRDYPRYLFEIREWSLSGRLMGTEQDGQLRAKRKQVVQLGQPWGDVTVYRNMPPLKFYYDVHSNISLYTIVWGPCWDPAWTLIGQAVDLLTKPTADPSPLLTWWDKSRLLLHGRWMMDIEQANLHQLATEDPYNTTENLHWEWSKLNFDWNPGQFVFKGDLDVNVRTASKYDDICFLHLPSLCMTLDLQWLCHGNPHDHHAVMLCAVESVADVTSGQPHDSYRAFRSENLNLSITMDLDQHCGKEPSQPRILLYSSTLRWMQNFWATWTSVSRPICRGKLFHSLRPIRRKLGQHYKQMSYTACFPQLQVHYWASFAQQRGIQVECSKGHVFTRGAQRLIPQAGTVMRRLISEWNVTQMVSELSLVTVHLMASTWDETADHQINAQVKKTHLLSLSSLSYQRQSNRIEEEVNSKDESNASYTHKLCLVDLRASWTTTNRNIAFGLYDGYKKAAVLKRNLSTEALKGLRIDTQMQMKKLKRSMSSYSSNTAPATPVITTTTRPEKSQNEGTSMLQKLIEETDKFVVFSEEDSGVSDQLCGIAACQTDDVYNRNWFIELVNGQMMLRGTETAGCVLVSAAKAQLLQCEHHPAWYSDTLKQKTTWTCLLDGMQYFATMEQNPSEQEDWQLWLEVKNIEEHRQRNLDSVQELMESGQAVGGMVSTTTDWNQPSQVQETQQVQRIISRCSCRMYYIGYSHDIDPELATSIKPPEIRDRHEKEDLLKKQAGAVDTFTLIHNDLEISTNPVQYSMILDIVNNLLLHVEPRRKEHSERKQRVRFQLEISSNPEEQRSSILHLQEAVRQHLAQIRCLEKQIYSNMRSQSEEFRGDELSDINLRLQNQLNQEKTDMQMKSEELNILIRCFKDFQLQRANKLELRKPPEDVSVVRRTEFYFAQARWCLTEEDGQLGIAELELQRFMYSKLNKSDDTAEHLLELGWFTMNNLLPNAAYKVVLRPQSPCQSGRQLALRIFSKVRPPVGGISVKEHFEVNVVPLTIQLMYQFFKRMMGFFFPGRNVEEEEVGDEEDKFRLVTTGVVKPRQLSEDSIGGLGPGKGVAQGLNRTSGVRRSFRKPPEHPVDDIDKMKERAAMNNSFIYIKIPQVPLCVSYKGEKSSVDWKDLNLVLPCLEYHNNTWTWLDFAMAVKRDSRKALVAQMIKEKLRLKPASGSESRGKATDGKMDSSLQQQVEDEKARLLIGLSTADKSSSKKSIFSRRK from the exons ATGTCTGCCCTGCTGATTACCATCTCAGTATTTCTCATCTTGGCAGTTGTATTCATTTTGATCTTTAG ATGGTTTGCTTGCAGTTTGGCTGTCCGTTTTTTCCACGATGTCCTGAATGCAGAGCTAAAGATCAGATCTGTGGGTCTTTTCTCAGTGCGAGGAATCAGTGTTCAGTTTCAGCCTCAACACACTCTA GAAATTGACAGAATATGGATTTCTTGCAAAATAGTTAACCCGGACTTGCC GAGGTTTTTGGCGTTGTGTGTGGGTGAGGCTCGGGTCCGCTTTGACCTACAGGAGCCATTTAGGCCCCGGGCTCTCAAAAGGAATGAGGAGAATTCAAAAACACCTCCTCCGAGTCCCTCTACCCTGCACCTCCTCTCTCAG CTGCTGTCATTCCACATTGACTCTATAAATGTGATGGTGTTGAATCTGGCCCTGCCTGAGTCCCTCTGGCACATGACATCCTCTGCCATCACTTTGCTGCTGGATCATCAAAGTAAAAG GTTGGCCTGGGATTTCTCAGTGGGACAACTTAGCAGTAAAGTTCTGAAGAGCAGCAGACTG CAGGACACGTGTCTGGCTGAGGTATCGCTGAGTCTGGCCCTGAATGGTGACGTGAGTCTGCCTGGTCTGAGGCCGGGTCGTCTGGGACTGTGTGTGAGAACACTGCTGGCTGAGCTTCACGAGGGCCTGTTCCTCAGCCAGTTCCCCAAACCTCCAGGAGCTGCTCCTGCTGTCTGCACAGCTCATACTGCAG atgacaAAGAAGACTCTTACGTCCAAACTGAAGCAATTGAGCGTCTTCACAACCTGATTCCACAGAAGGTCAATGTGGATTTTGAAAACACTAATATCACACTCTCCATGCACAGTCAGAAGAG ACATTTGAACTGGACTTTAAAATCTCTGAAGCTGGGTTATGATCGTGATGATGAGCAGCTTCCTCTGAAGAGTTTCTCCCCTGAGCTCAGTTTCCCACAGAGCCGCCTGGAGCTTCTGCTGGAGG ATGGTCTCTTACTGTCACAAAGTCGACAGAGAATTATATGTCTGAACACACTCAGAACAATACTGCAG GTGACATCTGTTGACATCTCTAGCACGGTCACCATCAACACTTGTATCATCCACTACCGTCATCAAGAGTTCTCCCATTGGCTGGACATGTTGTCATGGGACCAGCTCtcacataaaaaaacaactcGTAAAAAAAG GCGTTTCCCTCAGCTGGACGCTCCCGTGATGATAAGCTCCTCCGTGTCTAATGTCAATGTGTCAGTGCAGTTGGGAGATACGCCACCCTTTGCCCTGGGCTTCATCTCCGCCAACACTG AACTGCAGCACTTGTTGGGCTCAGAAGAGGATGACGTGAAGAGTCTGAGTGTGACTGAGAAAGCCTCTCTCTCCCTGGATCATTTCTGGTGGCGTGTGGGCCAGGGTTCCCATATCCAGCAGGCTCCTCACCCAGCTGGAAAACATGTCTGGGGGGAAGCCCTTATCCTAGACTCTCTTACACTACAG AGCAGCTATAGTAAGTCGAGGACGGTGAACTCCAGCCCTTCTGGGAGTGCTTGTATGGAGTCCAGTCTGAAAGGCCTGCAGCTGGAAGTGTCCGAGACCTGCACTCTGTGTCTGTCACGTCTGTTCTCCGTTCTCAAACTGGACAAAGCAGAAAACGTCTCCTTACATTCCACTCCAGAAAAGCCTCCAACCCGTCTACCACCTCTCTTTAAGTTTAAACTCAATCTTGAGGATGTAAACACATTCACACTCTCCAATGTGGCAG GGGCTGTTGCAGTGAGGGTGGACACAGTGCTAGCTGAAGGATCGGGGGAGAATTTGAATGTTTCTGTCCAAGGTGTTTCTTTGGCTGTGGTGAAGGCCCTCACTGAGAGTCTGGAGCCCTGCCGCCCAGCCGCCCAAACTCCTAACCCCATCTTGACCCTAACAGGATTTACTGTCTCCTATCACATCAGCGGCCGCAGTCTGGAG GTGCAGAGTGAAAACGCTTTAACAGTGCAGTGGACACCATCGGATCACATGTTTTTGTATCAGCACGTCACAGAGAGCCAAAGCTATTGGAAGGCGCTGTCTGAATCTCTAAGGCTACGACAGAAGGATGGAACAGAGTCTGCAGCCTCTTCATCTGGCATGTTAGTTTGTGTAGAGTTGGCAAGCATACGGCTCACTGCCCATGTGGCCGAGACAAACTTCATCACCTTCTGTGCAGAAGCACTGTTGCTCTCCAAACGGCCTGGAGCCGTGCTGATGAAAGCTCCTCATTTGGTGTTCAACTTTGATGGCAACGACATCTTCTCCTTTTCTGAAGCCGAGGTGCAGATGCTGGATGAGCTCGAGGTGATGCAACAGCACAGATCTCAATTCCCTTTCCTCCAAACATCTCGCAATCGCACTTGGCTCTTCACTGCACCCAACCTTGCCATTGAGTTCCCTTACCAGTACGACTTCTCTGACACTTTCGATAAGGCCATCAGCGTGCAGAAGTGGCTGAAGACCCTACACAGCAGTGCTGCCCCATCGACAGAACCTTGTCGCCTTCCGCCGGACCTGCTGGTCCGCATCAACCAGTTCTCCTTTGTGTTCCTGGACGACGTGTTTGAGATCAAACTACGCGACAATTACGAGCTAATGAAGGATGAATGCAAGGAAAGCACCAAGCGCCTGCAGCTGCTGGACAAGAAAGTAGCCGACCTACGCAAGCAGCATGGTGAGCTCCTGCCGGCCCGTAAGATCGAGGAGCTCTACACCTCCCTTGAGCGCAAGCACATCGAGATCTACATTCAGCGGTCCAAGCGGCTGTACGCCAACACGCCCATGCGCAAGTCCCTGCTCACCTGGACGGTGTCAGAGTTGGAGCTGGTGGCGCTTGCGGATCAGTCGTTGCACGGGCCTGAGCGGATCCGAGAGCAGCTGCGGGACATCGATGGCATCAGCCCCTTCCCTAGAGATGGCCTGCAGCTGGTGATCCAGTGGTGCCGTGCTTTTAAATTCAAGCTTAATGCATTTCTGG TGCGAATCCGGGACTATCCTCGTTACCTGTTTGAGATCAGAGAGTGGTCGCTGTCGGGACGTCTGATGGGCACCGAGCAGGACGGGCAGCTGAGAGCAAAGCGCAAACAGGTGGTCCAACTCGGCCAGCCATGGGGTGATGTGACCGTTTACAGAAATATGCCACCCCTGAAGTTCTACTACGACGTCCATT CAAATATTTCCCTCTACACTATTGTGTGGGGGCCGTGCTGGGATCCTGCTTGGACGCTGATTGGCCAGGCTGTTGATTTACTGACCAAACCCACAGCTGACCCGTCCCCCCTTCTGACCTGGTGGGATAAAAGCAGACTTCTTCTACATGGCCGCTGGATGATGGACATCGAACAGGCCAACCTGCATCAGCTTGCTACTGAG GACCCTTACAACACCACGGAGAACCTGCACTGGGAGTGGAGCAAGCTGAACTTTGACTGGAATCCTGGGCAGTTTGTCTTCAAGGGTGACCTGGACGTCAATGTTAGAACAGCCTCCAA GTATGATGATATCTGCTTCCTGCACCTTCCGAGCCTTTGTATGACCCTTGACCTCCAATGGTTATGTCATGGTAATCCACATGACCACCATGCCGTAATGCTCTGTGCTGTGGAAAGCGTTGCGGATGTCACCTCAGGCCAGCCGCACGACTCCTACAGGGCCTTCCGCTCTGAAAACCTCAACCTCTCCATCACCATGGACCTCGACCAGCACTGTGGCAAAG AGCCCAGTCAGCCCAGAATCCTCCTCTACAGCAGCACCCTGCGCTGGATGCAGAACTTCTGGGCCACGTGGACCAGTGTGTCCCGGCCCATCTGCAGAGGCAAGCTCTTCCACAGCCTCAGACCCATCCGCAGGAAGCTTGGCCAGCACTACAAGCAGATGTCCTATACAGCATGTTTTCCACAGCTACAG GTCCATTACTGGGCATCATTTGCTCAGCAGAGGGGCATTCAGGTGGAGTGCAGTAAAGGTCATGTCTTCACCAGAGGAGCACAGAGGCTCATCCCACAGG CTGGCACTGTGATGAGACGACTGATCTCCGAGTGGAACGTTACTCAGATGGTGAGCGAGCTTTCTCTGGTCACCGTGCACCTCATGGCCTCCACATGGGACGAGACAGCCGACCACCAGATCAATGCCCAGGTGAAGAAGACCCACCTGCTCAGCCTATCCTCACTCAGCTACCAGAGACAGAGCAACCGCATAGAGGAG GAGGTAAACTCAAAAGACGAGAGCAATGCTTCCTACACGCACAAGTTGTGTTTGGTGGACCTTAGGGCTTCTTGGACCACCACCAACCGGAATATTGCCTTTGGTTTGTATGATGGCTATAAGAAAGCAGCCGTGCTGAAGAGAAACCTCTCCACCGAGGCTCTGAAGGGTCTGCGGATCGACACCCAGATGCAGATGAAAAAGCTGAAGCGCTCCATGTCCAGCTACTCCTCCAACACAGCTCCCGCTACACCAGTCATCACCACAACCACTCGCCCAGAGAAGAGTCAAAATGAAG GAACGTCCATGCTACAGAAGCTTATTGAGGAGACCGATAAGTTTGTGGTCTTCTCTGAAGAGGACTCCGGAGTGAGCGACCAGCTCTGTGGAATTGCCGCGTGCCAGACGGATGATGTTTACAACCGCAACTGGTTCATAGAGCTTGTCAACGGTCAG ATGATGCTGCGAGGCACTGAGACTGCCGGCTGCGTGCTGGTGTCTGCCGCCAAGGCACAACTACTGCAGTGTGAACACCATCCTGCTTGGTATAGCGACACACTCAAGCAGAAGACCACTTGGACATGCCTGCTGGATGGAATGCAGTACTTCGCCACCATGGAGCAAAACCCCTCTGAACAGGAGGACTGGCAGCTGTGGCTGGAG GTAAAGAACATTGAGGAACACAGGCAGAGGAACCTGGACTCAGTCCAGGAGCTGATGGAGAGTGGCCAGGCTGTCGGAGGCATGGTCAGCACCACCACAG ATTGGAACCAGCCGTCCCAAGTGCAGGAGACCCAGCAGGTCCAACGTATCATCTCTCGCTGTAGCTGTCGCATGTACTACATCGGGTACAGCCATGACATCGACCCTGAACTGGCCACCTCCATCAAACCGCCAGAGATCCGTGACCGCCATGAGAAGGAGGACCTTTTAAAGAAACAGGCTG GTGCAGTTGACACTTTCACCCTCATCCACAATGACCTGGAGATTTCCACCAATCCAGTGCAGTACTCCATGATCCTGGACATAGTCAATAACCTGCTGCTCCACGTGGAGCCCCGGCGCAAG GAGCACAGTGAGAGGAAACAGCGTGTGCGTTTCCAGCTAGAGATCTCCAGCAACCCTGAGGAGCAGCGTAGCAGTATCTTGCACCTTCAGGAAGCGGTACGCCAGCATTTGGCTCAGATCCGTTGCCTGGAGAAACAGATCTACTCCAATATGAGG TCCCAGTCAGAAGAGTTCAGAGGAGACGAGCTGTCGGACATCAACCTGCGCCTGCAGAATCAGCTCAACCAAGAGAAGACGGACATGCAGATGAAGAGTGAGGAGCTCAACATCCTCATCCG GTGTTTTAAGGACTTCCAACTGCAAAGAGCAAACAAACTGGAGCTGCGTAAACCCCCAGAGGACGTTAGCGTTGTGCGTCGTACCGAGTTCTACTTTGCTCAGGCACGCTGGTGTCTCACAGAAGAAGATGGACAGTTGGGTATAGCTGAACTTGAACTGCAAAGGTTCATGTACAGCAAG TTGAATAAGTCTGATGACACAGCAGAACATCTCCTGGAATTGGGCTGGTTCACCATGAATAACCTGCTTCCCAATGCTGCGTACAAG GTGGTTTTGCGCCCTCAGAGCCCCTGCCAATCAGGACGCCAGCTCGCCCTCCGTATCTTCAGTAAGGTCCGCCCCCCGGTGGGAGGGATTTCCGTCAAGGAGCACTTTGAG gTAAATGTGGTACCACTCACCATTCAGCTCATGTACCAGTTCTTCAAGAGGATGATGGGATTTTTCTTCCCCGGACGAAATGTGGAAGAAGAGGAAGTTGGGGATGAAGAAGACAAGTTTAGATTGGTTACTACAG